In one Arenibacter antarcticus genomic region, the following are encoded:
- a CDS encoding DUF6642 family protein, protein MLEKRQQLPQEQFIDADYFIYCLEGVHEIETDKVTEAQENLEQLAMKYGIASIYKTCDTIEGLEDSLNALILDDHNFKDYEIIYLVITGESNSICLNDYYYSLQEIAEIFEGRLKGKILHFSNAKILDLDEEEAQYFLDITGAKGVSGYGNEFNGISSSNLDIAFFNLFKEDDNMLDVVEELHQRHYNVCKLLDFRLYY, encoded by the coding sequence TTGTTAGAGAAAAGACAACAATTACCCCAAGAACAATTTATAGATGCAGATTATTTCATTTATTGTTTAGAAGGGGTTCATGAAATAGAAACGGACAAGGTTACCGAAGCCCAAGAAAACTTGGAACAATTGGCCATGAAATATGGAATAGCAAGTATATATAAAACATGCGACACCATTGAAGGACTAGAAGATAGCTTAAATGCACTGATCTTGGATGATCATAATTTTAAAGACTATGAAATAATCTACTTGGTTATAACAGGTGAATCAAATAGTATTTGTTTAAATGACTACTACTATAGTTTACAGGAAATTGCAGAAATTTTTGAAGGAAGGTTAAAAGGAAAGATTTTACATTTTTCAAATGCGAAAATTCTAGATTTAGACGAAGAGGAAGCACAATATTTTTTAGATATCACTGGGGCAAAAGGTGTTTCTGGCTATGGAAATGAATTTAATGGAATAAGCAGCTCAAATCTTGATATAGCATTCTTTAACTTATTTAAAGAAGATGATAATATGTTAGATGTTGTAGAAGAATTGCATCAAAGACATTACAATGTCTGCAAATTACTTGATTTTAGATTATATTATTAA
- a CDS encoding rhodanese-like domain-containing protein, with product MEIVIAATKTCQHRPALEKVLQAAWLPYKVIYVEEHPEFFEEHHLKDSPLLLVDEKIESVGMPETDKINELKARVKDISERRTSTRDENHMIPKNIGTELGLVEVDVTWGSIQSIKAAQQVHTVGELEVYDHHKKGLPIIDARKPDTSGSVTIPGSKNIPYDELVERMDELDKNNPSIFFCNGPQCPQSSTAINDLLDAGCSADRILYYRGGMHDWITLGLPVQQI from the coding sequence ATGGAGATAGTAATAGCAGCAACCAAAACCTGTCAACACAGGCCTGCACTTGAAAAAGTGCTTCAAGCCGCTTGGTTACCATATAAGGTAATTTATGTTGAGGAGCATCCCGAATTCTTTGAAGAGCATCATTTGAAAGACTCACCACTATTGCTTGTAGATGAAAAAATTGAATCTGTTGGTATGCCCGAAACAGATAAAATAAATGAGCTTAAGGCAAGAGTTAAGGATATATCCGAGCGTAGAACCTCTACAAGAGATGAGAACCATATGATTCCCAAAAATATAGGAACAGAACTTGGTTTAGTCGAAGTTGACGTTACGTGGGGCAGTATTCAATCCATAAAGGCCGCACAACAGGTGCATACGGTGGGAGAGCTAGAAGTATATGATCACCACAAAAAAGGTTTGCCCATTATCGATGCGAGAAAACCGGATACTTCCGGTTCAGTAACTATTCCAGGCTCTAAAAACATTCCTTATGACGAGTTGGTGGAAAGAATGGATGAATTGGACAAAAACAATCCCAGTATCTTTTTTTGTAATGGCCCACAATGCCCACAATCGTCAACAGCTATAAATGACCTCTTGGATGCAGGTTGTTCAGCTGATAGAATTCTATACTACAGGGGAGGAATGCACGACTGGATCACTTTAGGACTTCCTGTACAACAAATTTGA
- a CDS encoding DUF302 domain-containing protein yields MKTTKLITFLFSVLPVFSACDDDDNNGLPDNNSPDTYGIAYVETTEIPSTVYNAIISILNANDNIGIVAEVNHSENASNAGLTLDFTRTIFFGNPALGTPLMQDNIQAGLDLPQRITVYVDEDGDTVVAYNSVDYVVNRHNLGDVTTTETIANALANIVNSATGEDVILNPVDTDDPAGIITVNSPNDFDTTYDQILNTLNSIDPITVMAELDHQANAVGVDMVLMPAKLIIFGNPILGTPLMQDSRTAALDLPQKMLVYEDANGDVKIIYNDPYEMADRHGIDANAGNLELISNALQNIAASGAAE; encoded by the coding sequence ATGAAAACAACAAAATTAATTACGTTTTTATTTAGTGTACTCCCTGTATTCAGCGCTTGTGATGATGATGATAACAACGGACTTCCAGACAATAACAGTCCAGATACATATGGTATTGCTTATGTAGAAACTACAGAAATTCCAAGTACCGTTTACAACGCTATTATATCTATTTTAAATGCCAACGATAATATTGGAATTGTAGCCGAAGTCAATCATTCAGAAAACGCCTCTAACGCAGGGTTAACTTTAGATTTTACGAGAACCATATTCTTTGGAAACCCAGCTTTAGGTACGCCCCTAATGCAGGATAATATACAAGCAGGATTAGATCTTCCGCAACGTATAACAGTCTATGTTGATGAAGACGGCGATACGGTTGTGGCTTATAATTCTGTAGATTATGTTGTGAATAGACATAATTTAGGAGATGTTACTACCACTGAAACCATCGCTAATGCCTTGGCCAATATCGTTAATTCGGCCACTGGAGAAGATGTCATCTTAAATCCTGTAGATACAGATGATCCTGCTGGAATTATTACAGTGAACAGTCCGAATGATTTTGATACCACCTACGACCAAATCTTAAACACCTTAAATAGCATAGATCCTATTACCGTGATGGCAGAATTAGATCATCAAGCTAATGCGGTGGGAGTTGACATGGTATTAATGCCTGCAAAACTTATTATTTTTGGAAACCCAATATTAGGAACACCTTTAATGCAAGATTCTCGTACAGCAGCCTTGGATTTACCTCAAAAAATGTTGGTTTATGAAGACGCTAACGGCGACGTTAAAATTATTTATAACGATCCGTACGAAATGGCCGACCGACATGGTATAGACGCTAACGCTGGGAATTTAGAATTAATTTCTAACGCTTTACAAAACATTGCCGCTTCTGGAGCTGCAGAATAG